One genomic region from Peromyscus eremicus chromosome 20, PerEre_H2_v1, whole genome shotgun sequence encodes:
- the Krt7 gene encoding keratin, type II cytoskeletal 7 isoform X1 produces MSIHFSSRSTTFPGRGAQMRLSSGRTGSFGSSSLYGLGTSRPRVAVRSAYGSPVGAGIREITINQNLLAPLRVDIDPTIQQVRQEEREQIKTLNNKFASFIDKVRFLEQQNKMLETKWALLQEQKSAKSSQLPRIFETQIAGLRQQLEALQLDGGRLEAELRSVQDVVEEFKNKYEEEINGRTAAENEFVLLKKDVDAAYMSKVELEAKMDSLNDEISFLKTLNETELAELQSQISDTSVVLSMDNNRSLDLDGIIAEVKAQYDEMANHSRAEAEAWYQTKFETLQAQAGKHGDDLRNTRNEIAEMNRTIQRLQAEIDTMKNQRAKLEASIAEAEERGELALKDAHAKQEELEAALQQAKQDMARQLREYQELMNVKLALDIEIATYRKLLEGEESRLSGDGMGPVNISVVNSMGGSGSRLLFGGTMGSNALSFSSSGGPGALKAYNIRTTSTTRRGPHN; encoded by the exons ATGTCCATCCACTTCAGCTCTCGCTCCACCACCTTCCCGGGCCGAGGTGCCCAGATGCGCCTGAGCTCGGGCCGCACCGGCAGCTTCGGCAGCAGCAGCCTCTATGGCCTGGGCACCTCTAGGCCGCGTGTGGCAGTGCGCTCCGCTTATGGGAGCCCGGTGGGCGCTGGCATCCGAGAGATCACTATCAATCAGAACTTGCTGGCACCGCTGAGGGTCGACATCGACCCCACCATCCAGCAGGTGCGCCAGGAGGAACGTGAGCAGATCAAGACCCTCAACAACAAATTTGCCTCCTTCATCGACAAG GTGCGCTTCCTGGAGCAGCAGAACAAGATGCTGGAGACCAAGTGGGCCCTGCTGCAGGAACAGAAGTCAGCCAAGAGCAGCCAGCTTCCCCGGATCTTTGAGACGCAGATTGCGGGGCTGCGGCAGCAGCTTGAGGCACTGCAGCTGGATGGGGGCCGCCTGGAGGCTGAACTGCGAAGCGTGCAGGATGTGGTGGAAGAGTTCAAGAATAA GTATGAAGAGGAAATCAATGGGCGCACGGCTGCTGAGAATGAGTTTGTGTTGCTGAAGAAG GACGTGGATGCCGCCTACATGAGCAAGGTGGAGTTGGAGGCCAAGATGGATAGTCTGAATGATGAGATCAGCTTTCTCAAGACCCTTAATGAGACG GAGTTAGCAGAGCTGCAGTCTCAGATCTCAGACACGTCTGTGGTGCTGTCCATGGACAACAACCGCTCCCTGGACTTGGATGGCATCATCGCCGAGGTCAAGGCCCAGTATGACGAGATGGCTAACCATAGCCGGGCTGAGGCTGAAGCCTGGTACCAGACCAAG TTTGAGACCCTCCAGGCCCAGGCCGGGAAGCATGGAGATGACCTCCGCAACACCCGGAATGAGATTGCCGAGATGAACCGTACCATCCAGAGGCTGCAGGCTGAGATTGACACCATGAAGAACCAG CGTgccaagttggaggccagcattGCTGAGGCTGAGGAGCGTGGGGAGCTAGCACTCAAGGATGCTCATGCCaagcaggaggagctggaggccgCCCTGCAGCAGGCCAAGCAGGACATGGCACGGCAGCTGCGCGAGTACCAGGAGCTCATGAACGTCAAGCTGGCGCTGGACATCGAGATCGCCACCTACCGCAAGCtgctggagggagaggagagcag GTTGTCTGGAGATGGAATGGGCCCTGTGAACATCT CTGTAGTGAATTCCATGGGGGGCAGTGGCAGCAGGCTCCTCTTCGGGGGAACCATGGGCAGCAACGCTCTGAGCTTCTCAAGCAGTGGGGGACCCGGGGCGCTCAAGGCCTACAACATCAGGACCACATCTACCACCCGCAGGGGCCCCCACAACTGA
- the LOC131897165 gene encoding small ribosomal subunit protein uS13-like — protein MSLVIPEKFQHILRVLNTNIDGQRKIAFAITAIKGVGRRYAHVVLRKADIDLTKRAGELTEDEVERVITIMQNPRQYKIPDWFLNRQKDVKDGKYSQVLDNGLDNKLREDLERLKKIRAHRGLRHFWGLRVRGQHTKTTGRRGRTVGVSKKK, from the coding sequence ATGTCTCTAGTGATCCCTGAGAAGTTCCAGCACATTCTGCGAGTACTCAACACCAACATCGATGGGCAGCGGAAAATAGCCTTTGCCATCACTGCCATTAAGGGTGTGGGGCGGAGATATGCTCATGTGGTGTTGAGGAAAGCAGACATTGACCTCACCAAGAGGGCTGGAGAACTCACGGAGGACGAGGTGGAACGTGTGATCACCATCATGCAGAATCCACGACAGTACAAGATCCCAGACTGGTTCTTGAACAGACAGAAGGACGTGAAGGATGGGAAGTACAGCCAGGTTCTGGACAATGGTCTAGACAACAAGCTGCGTGAGGACCTGGAGCGTCTCAAGAAGATTAGAGCCCATAGGGGGCTGCGCCACTTTTGGGGCCTTCGTGTCCGAGGTCAGCACACCAAGACCACTGGCCGCCGGGGTCGTACTGTGGGTGTTTCCAAGAAGAAATGA
- the LOC131897163 gene encoding keratin, type II cuticular 87 translates to MSCFSSRLGASCGVRAFSCASACGPRPGKCCISAAPYRGISCYRGLSGGFGSRSVCGTFRSGSCGRSFGYRSGGVCGPTPPCITTVSVNESLLTPLNLEIDPNAQCVKHEEKEQIKCLNSKFAAFIDKVRFLEQQNKLLETKWQFYQNRKCCESNVEPLFEGYIETLRREAECVEADSGRLAAELNHVQEAMEGFKKRYEEEVALRATAENEFVALKKDVDCAYLRKSDLEANAEALTQEIDFLRRLYEEEIRILHAHISDTSVIVKMDNSRDLNMDCIVAEIKAQYDDIATRSRAEAESWYRTKCEEMKATVIRHGETLRRTREEMNELNRIIQRLTAEIENAKCQNTKLEAAVTQSEQQGEAALTDARCKLAELEAALQKAKQDMACLLKEYQEVMNSKLGLDIEIATYRRLLEGEEHRLCEGVGSVNVCVSSSRGGVTCGGLTYGTTPGRQIASGPSATGGSLTVMAPDSCSPCQPRSSTFSCGSSRSVRFA, encoded by the exons ATGTCCTGCTTCTCTTCCCGCCTCGGCGCCTCCTGCGGGGTCCGCGCTTTCAGCTGCGCCTCAGCCTGCGGGCCCCGGCCTGGCAAATGCTGCATCTCCGCAGCTCCCTACCGCGGCATCTCCTGCTACCGCGGACTCTCTGGGGGCTTCGGCAGCCGCAGCGTCTGCGGGACCTTCCGCTCCGGCTCCTGTGGACGCAGCTTCGGATACCGCTCTGGAGGCGTCTGCGGGCCCACACCCCCCTGCATCACCACAGTCTCCGTCAATGAGAGCCTGCTCACACCCCTCAACCTGGAGATCGACCCCAATGCTCAGTGTGTGAAGCATGAGGAGAAGGAACAGATCAAGTGTCTCAACAGCAAGTTTGCCGCCTTCATCGACAAG GTGCGCTTCCTGGAGCAGCAGAACAAGCTGCTGGAGACCAAGTGGCAGTTCTACCAGAACCGCAAGTGCTGTGAGAGCAATGTGGAGCCGCTGTTCGAGGGCTACATCGAGACACTGAGGAGGGAGGCTGAGTGTGTGGAGGCGGACAGTGGGAGGCTGGCTGCTGAGCTCAACCACGTgcaagaggccatggagggcttCAAGAAGAG GTATGAAGAGGAAGTGGCACTCAGGGCCACTGCTGAGAATGAATTTGTGGCCCTGAAGAAG GATGTGGACTGTGCCTACCTCCGTAAGTCGGACCTGGAGGCCAATGCAGAAGCACTGACACAGGAGATTGACTTCCTGCGGCGACTCTATGAGGAG GAGATCCGAATCCTCCACGCCCACATCTCAGACACCTCTGTCATCGTCAAGATGGACAACAGCCGGGACCTGAACATGGACTGCATCGTGGCTGAGATCAAGGCTCAGTATGATGACATTGCCACCCGCAGCCGGGCAGAGGCCGAGTCCTGGTACCGCACCAAG TGTGAGGAGATGAAGGCCACAGTGATCCGGCACGGGGAGACCCTGCGTCGCACCAGGGAGGAGATGAATGAGCTGAACCGCATCATCCAGAGGCTGACAGCTGAGATTGAGAACGCCAAGTGCCAG AACACCAAGCTGGAGGCCGCAGTGACCCAGTCTGAGCAGCAGGGAGAGGCCGCCCTCACCGATGCCCGCTGCAAGCTGGCTGAGCTGGAGGCTGCCCTGCAGAAGGCCAAGCAGGACATGGCCTGCCTGCTCAAGGAGTACCAGGAGGTGATGAACTCCAAGCTGGGGCTGGACATCGAGATCGCCACCTACAGGCGCCTGCTGGAGGGCgaggagcacag GCTGTGCGAGGGTGTGGGCTCTGTGAATGTCT GTGTCAGCAGCTCCCGTGGTGGAGTCACATGTGGGGGCCTCACATATGGCACAACCCCAGGGCGCCAGATTGCCTCTGGCCCCTCTGCCACTGGGGGCAGCCTCACAGTGATGGCCCCTGACTCCTGCTCTCCTTGCCAGCCACGCTCCTCCACCTTCAGCTGTGGGAGCAGCCGCTCAGTGCGCTTTGCTTAG
- the LOC131897166 gene encoding keratin, type II microfibrillar, component 5-like yields the protein MCEEMKATVQKCVQSPRHSKEALNRLNQAIQQLKTEPREPEKAKDVEALQDVASSSAKGKLAWLEAALQRAKQEMARQLREYQELMIVKLGLDFEIATYRRLLEGEEQRLCLGLGAGSEAPGSDVAAAAGGPGVCSRGPDMSAPSGVCALCSSAGCVGCLGFREC from the exons ATG TGTGAGGAGATGAAGGCCACTGTGCAGAAATGTGTACAGAGTCCACGGCACAGCAAGGAGGCCCTGAATAGACTTAACCAAGCCATTCAGCAGCTGAAGACGGAG CCCCGTGAACCAGAGAAAGCCAAAGATGTGGAGGCCCTGCAGGATGTGGCCTCAAGCAGTGCTAAAGGTAAACTGGCCTGGCTGGAGGCTGCCCTGCAGAGGGCCAAGCAGGAGATGGCGCGGCAGCTGCGTGAGTACCAGGAGCTCATGATCGTCAAGCTGGGCCTGGACTTCGAGATCGCCACCTACCGCAGGTTGCTGGAGGGCGAGGAGCAGAG GCTTTGTCTGGGACTTGGGGCAGGGAGTGAGG CTCCAGGCAGCGATGTCGCCGCTGCTGCCGGAGGTCCCGGAGTCTGTTCCCGTGGCCCGGACATGAGCGCCCCCAGCGGGGTTTGCGCGCTCTGCAGCTCCGCGGGCTGTGTCGGCTGCCTTGGCTTCCGCGAATGTTGA
- the Krt7 gene encoding keratin, type II cytoskeletal 7 isoform X3 — MRSKICLASLVDWSEVRFLEQQNKMLETKWALLQEQKSAKSSQLPRIFETQIAGLRQQLEALQLDGGRLEAELRSVQDVVEEFKNKYEEEINGRTAAENEFVLLKKDVDAAYMSKVELEAKMDSLNDEISFLKTLNETELAELQSQISDTSVVLSMDNNRSLDLDGIIAEVKAQYDEMANHSRAEAEAWYQTKFETLQAQAGKHGDDLRNTRNEIAEMNRTIQRLQAEIDTMKNQRAKLEASIAEAEERGELALKDAHAKQEELEAALQQAKQDMARQLREYQELMNVKLALDIEIATYRKLLEGEESRLSGDGMGPVNISVVNSMGGSGSRLLFGGTMGSNALSFSSSGGPGALKAYNIRTTSTTRRGPHN; from the exons ATGCGGTCTAAGATCTGCCTAGCTTCTTTGGTCGACTGGTCTGAG GTGCGCTTCCTGGAGCAGCAGAACAAGATGCTGGAGACCAAGTGGGCCCTGCTGCAGGAACAGAAGTCAGCCAAGAGCAGCCAGCTTCCCCGGATCTTTGAGACGCAGATTGCGGGGCTGCGGCAGCAGCTTGAGGCACTGCAGCTGGATGGGGGCCGCCTGGAGGCTGAACTGCGAAGCGTGCAGGATGTGGTGGAAGAGTTCAAGAATAA GTATGAAGAGGAAATCAATGGGCGCACGGCTGCTGAGAATGAGTTTGTGTTGCTGAAGAAG GACGTGGATGCCGCCTACATGAGCAAGGTGGAGTTGGAGGCCAAGATGGATAGTCTGAATGATGAGATCAGCTTTCTCAAGACCCTTAATGAGACG GAGTTAGCAGAGCTGCAGTCTCAGATCTCAGACACGTCTGTGGTGCTGTCCATGGACAACAACCGCTCCCTGGACTTGGATGGCATCATCGCCGAGGTCAAGGCCCAGTATGACGAGATGGCTAACCATAGCCGGGCTGAGGCTGAAGCCTGGTACCAGACCAAG TTTGAGACCCTCCAGGCCCAGGCCGGGAAGCATGGAGATGACCTCCGCAACACCCGGAATGAGATTGCCGAGATGAACCGTACCATCCAGAGGCTGCAGGCTGAGATTGACACCATGAAGAACCAG CGTgccaagttggaggccagcattGCTGAGGCTGAGGAGCGTGGGGAGCTAGCACTCAAGGATGCTCATGCCaagcaggaggagctggaggccgCCCTGCAGCAGGCCAAGCAGGACATGGCACGGCAGCTGCGCGAGTACCAGGAGCTCATGAACGTCAAGCTGGCGCTGGACATCGAGATCGCCACCTACCGCAAGCtgctggagggagaggagagcag GTTGTCTGGAGATGGAATGGGCCCTGTGAACATCT CTGTAGTGAATTCCATGGGGGGCAGTGGCAGCAGGCTCCTCTTCGGGGGAACCATGGGCAGCAACGCTCTGAGCTTCTCAAGCAGTGGGGGACCCGGGGCGCTCAAGGCCTACAACATCAGGACCACATCTACCACCCGCAGGGGCCCCCACAACTGA
- the Krt7 gene encoding keratin, type II cytoskeletal 7 isoform X4, with translation MLETKWALLQEQKSAKSSQLPRIFETQIAGLRQQLEALQLDGGRLEAELRSVQDVVEEFKNKYEEEINGRTAAENEFVLLKKDVDAAYMSKVELEAKMDSLNDEISFLKTLNETELAELQSQISDTSVVLSMDNNRSLDLDGIIAEVKAQYDEMANHSRAEAEAWYQTKFETLQAQAGKHGDDLRNTRNEIAEMNRTIQRLQAEIDTMKNQRAKLEASIAEAEERGELALKDAHAKQEELEAALQQAKQDMARQLREYQELMNVKLALDIEIATYRKLLEGEESRLSGDGMGPVNISVVNSMGGSGSRLLFGGTMGSNALSFSSSGGPGALKAYNIRTTSTTRRGPHN, from the exons ATGCTGGAGACCAAGTGGGCCCTGCTGCAGGAACAGAAGTCAGCCAAGAGCAGCCAGCTTCCCCGGATCTTTGAGACGCAGATTGCGGGGCTGCGGCAGCAGCTTGAGGCACTGCAGCTGGATGGGGGCCGCCTGGAGGCTGAACTGCGAAGCGTGCAGGATGTGGTGGAAGAGTTCAAGAATAA GTATGAAGAGGAAATCAATGGGCGCACGGCTGCTGAGAATGAGTTTGTGTTGCTGAAGAAG GACGTGGATGCCGCCTACATGAGCAAGGTGGAGTTGGAGGCCAAGATGGATAGTCTGAATGATGAGATCAGCTTTCTCAAGACCCTTAATGAGACG GAGTTAGCAGAGCTGCAGTCTCAGATCTCAGACACGTCTGTGGTGCTGTCCATGGACAACAACCGCTCCCTGGACTTGGATGGCATCATCGCCGAGGTCAAGGCCCAGTATGACGAGATGGCTAACCATAGCCGGGCTGAGGCTGAAGCCTGGTACCAGACCAAG TTTGAGACCCTCCAGGCCCAGGCCGGGAAGCATGGAGATGACCTCCGCAACACCCGGAATGAGATTGCCGAGATGAACCGTACCATCCAGAGGCTGCAGGCTGAGATTGACACCATGAAGAACCAG CGTgccaagttggaggccagcattGCTGAGGCTGAGGAGCGTGGGGAGCTAGCACTCAAGGATGCTCATGCCaagcaggaggagctggaggccgCCCTGCAGCAGGCCAAGCAGGACATGGCACGGCAGCTGCGCGAGTACCAGGAGCTCATGAACGTCAAGCTGGCGCTGGACATCGAGATCGCCACCTACCGCAAGCtgctggagggagaggagagcag GTTGTCTGGAGATGGAATGGGCCCTGTGAACATCT CTGTAGTGAATTCCATGGGGGGCAGTGGCAGCAGGCTCCTCTTCGGGGGAACCATGGGCAGCAACGCTCTGAGCTTCTCAAGCAGTGGGGGACCCGGGGCGCTCAAGGCCTACAACATCAGGACCACATCTACCACCCGCAGGGGCCCCCACAACTGA